ggagcTATAGAgatggaaggagagaaggaaaagaaagaaagaaagaaagaaagaaagaaagaaagaaagaaagaaagaaagaaagaaagagagctgcTTTGTTGTTGGGGTAGTTTTTATACCCtgtttggggaaaaggagggaaggtGCCTGCCCCAGCCAAAGCTGCTATGCTGGGGAAGGGTCGAGTATTTGTTACATATCCCCACGGAgccaagcaaaataataataataatggttgttgttgtgggtaTTTTTCTAAGGAGTTCAAGGAAGCAGAAatgccccccccattttttctccttacaacaaccctgtgaggtaggctgggagaTGGTGACTAGCCCAAGGCCATCCCTTGAGTCTAATGCCAACATAATGATGGTAATGGGTGTGATAATGGATGTTAATGCCGATGACGGTGATAATGATattggatgctgatgctgatataatgatgctgataatggatcatggtgataatgatgatgatggtgtagaattagacatgtgatcaaggccacgcccccttgggctgCATACATGTGAATTTCGACCCACCATGGGAGTAGGCGACTTGGGGTGGACACGCCTCTTTacaggcagccatattgtcctcctttttggtttccaaaatatggtcatcctaaaaaaGACCTAACTTGGAACAAACTTGGATAGAATCAGGGCTCAGTGCAGGCAGTCAAGCTGTATGCATTTAACCTGGTTATTATATTTACCTTACACCACTTATACTTTTGAAGAATGAGTATTTGTGTAGATTCTGTTCAGATGTAAAAGCTGTTCTCTACTAAAAAATACTTGtcaaatttttcatttttttgttcAATCCTTTATTGTTCTTTTCTTGTTTAGACACCTACATCTAAGAGCAAACCCACCACCAACCATCTAACAATGATAGCAGGAGTGCAGAGTTTTTCACCCAAAAAGTAAAAATTCGGTTTCATCGAGGCAGCCAGAGAAATGAAGATTGCAGAACAAATGCAGctcctctccatcctgccccagTTCGATGTCCGGAGGAACTGCAGGCAGGAGCACTTGGATGCCATTAGAGGAGTGGAAAGTGAACGCTTCAAGGGACCCTCTTTTTGGGTCTTCCAATGTCCTCCAACAAATGGAAAGAGCCAAAAGGAGTGACGGAATATTATTTTGCCTATTTCCCCTTCCATGCACAAATAGGGCATTGCCAGTCTATGACATCACTCATTCCAAGTTGGAAAGGTGCAAAATGACCCTTGGCTTCAATGTGTTGAAGATGCACTCCAACCGTTTTTACCCCAGAACAAAATCCCACCATGTTCCCTCTGCCTAAGGGGCTTGGAACTctgtacaaaatggcagcctaAACGTCCAACCTGGGACCATTCTTGTTTATGGAGGCAAAATGGAATCAAGACTATGAAACAGAAAATATAAACAGAACTTTATTAGTATTCAAACATAATAAAAGTTACATGAGCCATCTAAAAAGCAGCGGCAGCGACTGTACCAGTTTTCCATTTCAACAGCCTGTAAAACATTTCCCATCTCAATATCTTCTGTCTGTGTATTCAGGATTCCCCACATTGACCTTTCAAAACTTTATAAGTTGGCCAAATAGTCAGAAGAGCCCTCAATCCAACCTGAGCATTCCTTGGTTGGGATTCTGGCTTGGAAATGCCCTCTtgcccaaaaagaaaagagaagttacTTGTCATTTCTCTGGCAGATGGCGAAATTTCTATTTCTCCAGTTTCTCCCAAAGGAAATATTCATAAAAATGTACAGTACAATTACGTTCTTAAAACCATCCGCATAAAACATATAATGAATAACATCAGAGAACCACATAGAGAACATTGCTCCACTAAGTAATTAAAACCATCCCACTAAAACATCTAATAGATCCACAGAAtgtgaggcagagaattccacataTCGCATCCACTAAAATGAGAAATAACATAAGGGCAGACATTGAATCATACTGGGGATAGGTGAATTCATCTGTGTCCTGGTGCCCGtctggcaaagcaggtgcttgacACAGGATTCCAGGGGGCAATGGGGCTCCTGTTTCTACTGTCTGCAATCTCATGTCCATGAAGGCTCAATCCATCATCAAAACATGCCCTACAATGAGGAGATTTCTACAGCCAACCCAGTTTATGGACACCATTCTAAAGTATTGCAAGTTCTGCTTGGCATGTAAACTTTTCCTCACACACTGAACATTTCTAGGGAGTCTCCCGtgcatgaattctttgatgtctcgCAAGCTGATTACTGTAATGGAACATTTCACTGCACGTAGAAcatttataaggtttctcccctgtgtgaattctttcatgcgtaATAAGGGTTGCcctctgagaaaagctctttccacattctttacatgcaTGGGGTTTCTCACCTGTATGAATTTTTTCATGCATAATAAGGGTTGCcctctgagaaaagctctttccacattctttacatggatggggtttctcacctgtgtgaattctttcatgcgtaATAAGGGTTGCCCtatgagaaaagctctttccacattctttgcatgtatagggtttctcccctgtgtggattctttcatgCCTGGAAAGGTCTGAGCTTTTTTTGAAGCATTTTGCACATGTTgagcattgaaagggtttctctcctgtatgaattcttACATGCGTAATAAGGGATGAAATATGTGAAAAGCtatttccacattctttacatgtataaggtttctctcctgtgtgaattcgttggTGTTTAATAAGCTGTGATTTATCGCTGAAGTCCTTTTCACattcttcacatttatagggtttctcccctgtgtgaattctttcatgcgtaATAAGGGATGCcctctgagaaaagctctttccacattctttacatgtaaaaggtttctcacctgtgtgaattctttcatgcgtaATAAGGGTTTCCCTCTGAGAAAAGCtccttccacattctttacatgtaaaaggtttctctcctgtgtgaattctttcatgcctAGTAAGGATTGCcctctgagaaaagctctttccacattctttacatgtatagggtttctcccctgtgtggattctttcatgGCTGGAAAGGTCTGAGTTCGTTTTGAAGCGTTTCGCACATGTTGAGCATTGAAAGGGTTTTtctcccgtgtgaattctttcatgcataaTAAGGGATGAACTAcatgaaaagctctttccacatactTTACATgtataaggtttctctcctgtgtgaattcgttggTGTATAATAAGATGTGAGTTATCAAGGCAcccctttccacattctgcacattcatagggtttctcccctgtatgaactcTTTTATGTCTGGTAAGGCTTGCGCTATGCGCATAGCTTTTTTCACACCaggagcatttaaagggtttccacCTTCTATGGCACCTTtgatgtgctttgagatctttttTGTGGAAGCTGTTTCCACATTGTGTACACATATGCAGTTCCTCAGAATGAATTTGTTGATGGTGTCTTGTAAGTTGTGATCTCAGTGTGAAGCTCATTGTACACTCCAAACCAGTATGACTTTCTCCCTCAGTGTCAAGCACTGGACCTTTTACAGTTTGTTTGCTCAGACAGTCTCTTTTCACAGACTCTGAGCTTTGACTGGGTTTCTCTGCCGTGTGGATTCTCAAATGAGCATCCAGGTGCTTTCTGCGCCCCTTTCCTGTTTGTTCTTCTTGTTCAAGGTGGAACCCGCTCTGAGTTGAAATGGATTTGTCCTTCTCTTTTGTAtattttccctccttccttctggatCTTTCTGGATTGCTCAAGACCTCTTTCAGCACTCCACCCTTCGCTCCTCCTTGTGATGTGCTAGGATGTTCTCTCTTATCCCCACTCTCCTGCACAGCATCTGTTGGAAAAAATAAGAGAAAACAATGAGAGCGGTGTAGTGCTGTAGTTCCGGTTCTGAATCCCAAGTCTAAAgtgggctggttcagaccaaagcagTCTGGATCTGAATCGGATTCATCTCGTTCCAAAGCAGGTTGAATCAATGTGTATTGCTGAAGGCCAGACAGCCTTTCTGGGTAATGGAACGATTTGTTTGAGAataggaaggaggagaggaggagttgGGAAGAGGGAACTGAGCCTTGGCCAAAGACATCTCTAGGGCCTGCCGTAGGGCTGAATGTTTAACCCAGCAGTCTCCAATCACagtggtggaggaggggttgtCTATAACAGGAcattctgcttttctttcccaGTGTGAGCGAgagttggaaggaggaggagagttctATATTATTGGATTGTGCTAGTGCAGCTTGTCTTGAATTTCCCAGCCCTTCTGAATTCCATTTTTTTGGTCTTTTCTTTCCCTTAAACCCTTCTTTAAGATTCCTTGCATTGTTTACTGTTTGTTCTTCACACACCGCTGTTCCTGCCTTTCTGAATTAATATTCCTTCACTTCCAatattcatagaaccatagaatagtagagttgaaaggagcctataaggccattgagtccaaccccttggaCAATtcaagaatttattattattatttgttattatttatttatatagcaccatcaacgtacatggtgctgtacagagtaaaacaataaaatagcaaaaccctgccgcataggcttacattctaataaaatcataataaaacaatgagaaggggaagagaatgcaccaaacaggcacagggtagagtaggaatccaccctaaagcatccctaacagagggtcgtccagctgcctcttgaatgcctctagtgtgggagagactataacttccctaggtaactgtttccattgtcatactgcttttgtTTATCTatattctaattttttttaaaaaaagcttttctcTTTTGTTAGGCTTCAGATAAATAGTTAGTGTTATGGTTACATTCCCATCCTTTAGTTGTTTAGTtaattagttgttgtttttctgtatcTGCTTTCTTTTGGACTTTtgcgtgtctgtgtgtatgctctttgTGGTTTTACCCCTACTCTACCATTCCGCCATCTTATGTCACCCAGGCCATCCTGCATGCTTCCTCCACTGCCAGGCGGACCATACCAGCCTTGAATATGCCCACCTTGGTGCTGGCTGGCTGGTGCTACTGGTGGCTCTGACTTTGCTCCCTGTAAGACGTTGCTTATTGTTTATTTTTTGAGGAAATGCTGGGAACTTTGTCCCCATGGCAAaagactgtggccctgttcagaagacaccttaaaccacggctgtAACTGCattgactaaggcaaaaagccttattcaccatggttaaagcagtggttgttcttctgaacaggtccagttgCTTGCTTTTACCTGTGGCAACAGCCTGTTGCATGTTTGATGATGTGTACATGCATTGACCATAAGAAGAATATGCTCAGATTAGTCTATATGcgtttaaaaaaacagtaaataaatctTACCCTTTCTTTTACAAATGGGGGTAAAAGGCTACAAACGCAATTCAGATAACCAGCCTTTGTCTTAGTGAAGAGAGAGGCAGAATTTTGACTGCTACCCTATTAATGAAATCGTTCTTACCTGAGGGATATGGGGTTCTTCTCCTGTCTCTTCTTATCTCCCCTCTGGCCTTGGGCCTGTGGACTTTTGGTGGTGCTCCATGGGTCACTTCATAAAAACAGTcttatataataaaaacagacttATGTTATTGTTGACTAGAAGTTCAGTTACTTAGATCTCTGTGCTCACCTACTGCCTAGAGAAAAAGCGATGGAATGAGCAGGAATAAGAATGATCACTACctggaagcaaaaataaaaatatatataaagctGCCAAGTGCTGATAACAATTCATGCATCTCTTGCAGCATGTTCATATAGCATGTCACGATACTctaatccctccccctccccactccacccataCAGAATCTAAAAGCAAGTTTTAATCTTTAGGTTGGCACATCCTTGTTCTTTGCACTCTGAAAGATTTAACACACCAATTCTTTTGGAAGCATCAACAGAGACTTTGGATACATGTTCCTTTCTCTCTGGATCTCTCCAAACAGCCGTTTCCACAAAGCATGACCTTAGAGAGGGGCGGTGTGAAGGGGAGAGATGGTCTAGCACCAACCAAGGGCCCACCAAGACCGAGAGCCCCCCTGGACCTTCTCATCCTCCTTACCTTGGCAAACTTCTTGGTCACCTGCCTCttggaaggaggagcaggagacgtcaTGGCCTTCTCGCCCACTGACGGCCTGCCTGCCAACCAAGCAAGAGTTTATaataaggagaaagaggaggacgaggaaaaGCTGCTGGCGACACTGGCAATAAGAACATAGACTCACAGAAGGAGGGTTCTTCTgtaaagctcctcaaaaacctggaggcatcacTGACTGTAAAACATCAAGAAAACAGCCTCCATCCACAGTAATGGGAATGCAGAGAGCAACACCCTTCCTGTACTGCTTACTTGGCCTGTAGGAGAGGGTTTATTTCTTCCCTTCTGCTTCTCACTGCAAGCAGAGCACCTGGCTCAATTAAATGGGGCCAGCTGTGGGACATTGGTGTGGGATTTGCAAGGgctgttgggaactgtagttcagtgCAAGAAAACCCCCAGAGTGGGGGACATCTTGTGATCTAAAACAGCTGAGGATTTTATTTCCATTGCTTTGATTTCTATTCAGTTTCTTGCTCAGGATTCCATGTTTTTTTCTCTTATTCTTTGAGAACATTCAGAACATCAATTGGGATCAAACCGATGTccaccaactgtcaggatttccccggatttgtcctggtttttgttcttttcatggtgtcaggggggattttctataattttcaataatgtcctggaatgatacaccttcctctttaaggctgccattagcatggcaggagggaatgacatgctttcttgaggcacgtcattcccccaccccaagctccaattgaggtcttaaaggggaaagtgggtcattcgtggacattatagaaaaggccccaattggagtggatggtggtggtgcagaatgaaatcctttcccctcctccactccaatcaggttctttaaggtggcgggagaataacatactttctgcaggactcagaaagctgcttcccccccacacacactaggtgtcctcttttttggtttcccaaatatggtcaccctaatgaagcaCAAGGGCTTTCTCCTGCGTCGCTCCCAATCTCTGCCACAAACTCCCTTTGCACCGTTCCCGCtatctctctgcattcaggaaggagGTTTTGACACACAATGTTGTTAATGACTTTTCCCAATTTCTTATGGTATTAAAGATGGttgtttcatgttgttgtttctttagaaAAGGGGTCTGGACATGCAATAAACAAAAGAGTTGAGGAAGTAGGCCAACCCCCCACTTTCCAGAGTGTGGCTAATCCTGTGCCTGTCCAAACAGCCACCACTGTTCTCTGCTCCCAATTTCTTGTCTTCATACGATCCaggaacatggaggttctatttgcAATcattgtggtgtaatggctaaaatagtagatgaaaaggagaagattCAGGTGCAAGTACTTAgttggctgtgaagctcactgggtgactttggccgaGTCACagcctgacccacctcacagggttgttgtgaaaacaaACAGGAGGAAGGTGATCCTATATGcttctttgggctccttggaaaaaGATCTTACTGGGAACAAACTTGGATAGAATCAGGGCTCAGTGTAGGCAGTCTAGCTGCCTGCAATGAACCTGGTTATTTTGTTTACCTTACGGCTCTTACAGTTTTGAAGAGTGAGTATCTGTGTAGTTTCTGTTCTGATGTAAAACtcctttcatattttaaaaaaaacaccgacCTCTAAACTTTTCAATTTTTTGGTTTGAAActttaaagtttctttttttcttcagttATCTACGTCTAATGTTAACCCACACACTCCGACTACCTAAAAAATCATTGCaggagactagggctgtgcatggacacccccgatctgcttcggatcccaatctgcaacttctggattgggtccgctctgctccacatCAATCAGCCAGTGGTCCGCTATgcttctctgcggagctccgcacctgaattggagctccgtttccccccacatagacttgcattgaaatccaaaaacacctataacttttttctgttaatgttagaaacctcaaaatcaccaccatgagagcttatccatgtatccaccttcatgcccagttggaagttaaTCTGAGCCTCCTCTGATTTTGGCGGAAATTttgaaaaaaccccaccccatttttagaaatgggatttactctgacatctgtacagatacaaacttagaagtgggcaccctcacagatgccatctagatccacattcatggaacgcttcaagcaaatcccatcatctcctgatttttgacaggttttttttccttttaactcaccccaattcaagtcccatgctagaactctgtcagttttcatgttagaaacctcaaaatcagcaccatgagagcttatcaatgtatccacattcatgcccaattggaaggaaatccgagcctccagtgattttgggggaatatatgaaaccTCCCCCCACAAAAGACAGTATGCCCAttaggaaaccatacctgcccacagggatccattgcaaagtgcttgcccatagcaatcaatagcacagatgatttgggggaatcaagattttttctaaataaggatcttcatctcaggtgaaacatttccaaaaatgcacacccacaccaacaccaagaaatcttaaacagggtgagtgcgcaatgcagctgccttttatcacacagaaggataccctccctgagtcaaagcaagacaagcacaaaccatccctgcgaggcgggcacagagcaGGTTAGGcggcactgggagcaagcatgccagaggcttgtggggttgaaccacaaagcccatcatctagtacatctcccaggcaccaggagggcagagaggcaggcagagatgtacgactatgccatagatctactgggaagtcagtcccagcagatgccccacaacaacagcacccaggtggaggcgggaaggcaggcatgcagcagacatttctgggggcacaaggaagtgagccaaggattgtttcaaagccaggattgcaaaccgtccctgtgaggcgggaacagcacggatagatgccttttcttttgtatcCCATA
This window of the Elgaria multicarinata webbii isolate HBS135686 ecotype San Diego chromosome 3, rElgMul1.1.pri, whole genome shotgun sequence genome carries:
- the LOC134395687 gene encoding zinc finger protein 260-like, whose translation is MTTHVTTAWDTASKPPEEKPQLSRDFRRGSTYPGCLTRFETLGKVGVGAADEPNRKDPAIGSSCSCSRAKGQELLHRDGRPSVGEKAMTSPAPPSKRQVTKKFAKAVDAVQESGDKREHPSTSQGGAKGGVLKEVLSNPERSRRKEGKYTKEKDKSISTQSGFHLEQEEQTGKGRRKHLDAHLRIHTAEKPSQSSESVKRDCLSKQTVKGPVLDTEGESHTGLECTMSFTLRSQLTRHHQQIHSEELHMCTQCGNSFHKKDLKAHQRCHRRWKPFKCSWCEKSYAHSASLTRHKRVHTGEKPYECAECGKGCLDNSHLIIHQRIHTGEKPYTCKVCGKSFSCSSSLIMHERIHTGEKPFQCSTCAKRFKTNSDLSSHERIHTGEKPYTCKECGKSFSQRAILTRHERIHTGEKPFTCKECGRSFSQRETLITHERIHTGEKPFTCKECGKSFSQRASLITHERIHTGEKPYKCEECEKDFSDKSQLIKHQRIHTGEKPYTCKECGNSFSHISSLITHVRIHTGEKPFQCSTCAKCFKKSSDLSRHERIHTGEKPYTCKECGKSFSHRATLITHERIHTGEKPHPCKECGKSFSQRATLIMHEKIHTGEKPHACKECGKSFSQRATLITHERIHTGEKPYKCSTCSEMFHYSNQLARHQRIHARETP